In a genomic window of Styela clava chromosome 7, kaStyClav1.hap1.2, whole genome shotgun sequence:
- the LOC144425139 gene encoding uncharacterized protein LOC144425139 produces MWFLQNNENISTNDTNLYYESAKVYRQWLAAVIFASSTFLLNIYVLVVTLIYEWKVQKENREIRNRIRQEGRYSRMRKHIAVDVIRYLIITFLFLFVVLGFLDAVELRYSFDDEVELCRNLRYVKRVLVAICLFIPFLIYWIRQRQFYKSDLLMPLCNKFMQVLSWLVLAFMIIGVLVGLLIMQLSRGKYSNTLGGCEAQTDLPVSIIRLQSALAYILLVFTELTLVFLFVYPLWKLRNLHKTNSRILMKQIKRSSIATAITIIVMFIGPLISLFSHLYLQLKIFHTLIFEFVILVNTICVIASFNDWKLRLFPFARHVTLVQATITDRPHSHSYHNTTILG; encoded by the coding sequence ATGTGGTTTCTACAAAATAACGAAAATATTTCGACCAATGATACCAATTTATACTACGAAAGTGCCAAAGTATATAGACAATGGCTGGCGGCTGTGATTTTTGCGTCTtctacatttttattgaacatcTATGTCTTGGTCGTAACTTTGATATATGAATGGAAAGTACAAAAGGAGAACAGAGAGATTAGGAATCGAATTCGTCAGGAGGGTCGATATTCAAGAATGAGGAAACATATAGCTGTTGACGTTATAAGATACTTGATCATAACGTTTCTGTTTTTGTTCGTCGTTCTCGGATTCCTTGATGCTGTTGAATTACGTTATTCTTTCGACGATGAAGTGGAGCTATGCAGAAACCTGCGATATGTGAAGCGTGTTTTAGTCGCAATTTGTCTTTTTATACCGTTTTTGATTTACTGGATTCGTCAGAGACAATTTTACAAGTCGGATTTACTGATGCCACTATGCAACAAATTTATGCAAGTATTGAGTTGGCTCGTATTAGCTTTTATGATCATTGGTGTGCTTGTGGGTTTACTCATAATGCAACTTTCTCGAGGCAAATATAGCAATACATTAGGAGGCTGTGAAGCTCAAACAGACCTTCCAGTATCTATAATTCGATTGCAATCAGCTTTGGCGTATATACTTTTGGTATTTACTGAATTAACACtagtttttctttttgtttatcCTTTATGGAAATTAAGGAACCTTCATAAGACAAATTCCAGAATATTAATGAAACAAATTAAAAGGTCTTCGATTGCTACAGCAATTACAATCATTGTAATGTTTATCGGTCCTTTAATTTCTCTTTTCTCACATTTGTATctgcaattaaaaatttttcaTACGCTAATATTTGAATTCGTAATCCTAGTTAATACCATCTGTGTCATAGCTTCCTTTAATGATTGGAAACTGAGGCTGTTTCCCTTTGCTAGACACGTAACATTAGTTCAAGCTACAATCACAGATAGACCTCACAGTCATTCTTATCATAATACTACTATTCTCGGATGA
- the LOC144425233 gene encoding uncharacterized protein LOC144425233: MNLPKRLMWKLILNEVGLQRRFSLYHTRSVSSSGKVSSSISRREEDWISVRDIFIKAFHHYPLYKYLASDESKRSEFLKQYLDSVYYVTTRKNKSVLAFFSKSATETTTTSNAEVIIGGSLLHRPCFDEGGWKSCRDEDFAKEYEHFNLKKIDNDAFDKLKRYESWESTEILQKIQSTGIPMWDAMFYGITPKEACNGSGKQGFDIGVPDLYKCQKQYEAEEIIPYKVSETHESNLLSGITRLCSYNNSDRSPVISKTHEKVEEAESLIPQHGNSIRNPFLILGISHCHRAARFHANNRMELITKLTYDIDKAYSKAPFEVYVMLFDPFNTGLSCDIRKSFSS; the protein is encoded by the exons AAAAGTTAGCTCATCGATTTCACGCAGAGAAGAAGATTGGATTTCTGTGCGAGATATCTTTATAAAGGCATTCCATCACTACCCACTGTACAAATATTTGGCGTCCGATGAAAGCAAACGCTCAGAATTTCTAAAGCAGTATTTGGATTCTGTGTACTACGTCACTACCCGTAAAAACAAATCTGTGCTCGCTTTCTTTAGCAAGTCGGCTACCGAAACCACAACGACGTCG AACGCAGAAGTGATTATCGGCGGATCTTTGCTACATCGTCCTTGTTTTGACGAAGGTGGTTGGAAAAGTTGCAGAGATGAGGATTTTGCAAAGGAATATGaacatttcaatttgaaaaaaattgacaatgatGCATTTGATAAACTCAAAAG ATACGAATCCTGGGAATCGACAGAAATCTTACAGAAAATTCAGTCTACAGGAATACCTATGTGGGATGCAATGTTTTACGGCATAACTCCCAAGGAAGCGTGTAATGGGTCAGGAAAACAAGGATTTGATATCGGAGTGCCAGACCTATACAAATGCCAAAAACAATATGAAGCGGAAGAAATTATTCCATACAAAGTGTCTGAGACACACGAGAGCAATTTACTCTCTGGAATTACACGGTTATGCAGTTATAATAATTCTGACAGATCACCAGTTATAAGTAAAACACACGAGAAAGTAGAAGAGGCAGAATCACTCATTCCACAACACGGAAATTCAATTAGAAACCCATTTCTAATTCTTGGTATCAGTCATTGTCACCGTGCAGCAAGGTTCCACGCAAATAATAGAATGGAACTGATTACAAAACTTACGTATGATATTGATAAAGCGTATTCAAAAGCGCCGTTTGAAGTTTATGTCATGCTATTTGACCCCTTTAATACAGGGTTATCTTGTGATATTCGAAAAAGTTTTAGTTCTTAA